TCTAACCCTGGGGTGTTTGTACAAAGCAACCAGCCTCTACACATGGAGGCAGCCCTGTCCTCCTGACCCTGGCGGACGATGTGTTGGGCTGGCCTCGTGGGACCTTGAGTGACACCAAGAGCACCAAGCATCTCTTCCTTGTCCCTCCTGCGCCTCTGCCCTTCTGAGCTGGGTGGTCCCGCCTCCCTGCCAGGagccaggagggaagggaaggaggtgtGTGTCCTCAGATGCCGGCACTATTTTTGGAGCTCACTTTGATCCTTGCTTCTGGGACACGTGGCTGTGACAGGCTCTTGGAGCAAACCCTGCTTGAATACAGTCAGCCACGGATGCTGGTATGCCCCCCGGCGGCTCTGACCCTGGCTCTTCTGGAATTGAGCTCTCATCCTCCAATCtggatgctttttctttctttttcttgcctaactgccctggctagaacctccaggaCAATGTTGCATGGAAGCAGCCAGAGCAGACATCCCTGCCTAGTTCCTGATCGTAGGGGGAAAGTGtcagcctttcaccattgagtatgatgttagctggggTTTTTGTAGGTTCCCTTTGTCAggctgaggaagttcccttctattccgaGTTTGTTGAgtgttgttttttattgttttaatcatGAAGGGGTGTTGGTTTTGTCGATTGCTTTTTTCTAAAAgatatcttcttttaaaatgctccaagtcatatttaaaatagataaccaacaaggacctacggtatagcacagggaactctgctcaatattctgtgataacctaaatgggaaaagaatttgtaaaagaatagatacatgtatatgtataactgaaccactttgctgtacacctgaaactaacacagctttgttaatcaactatactccaatataaaataaaaaataaaagacaaaaataaataaataaaatgccccAAGCTAGCCCACTCTACCTTCCCAGGGCAAAAACTCAAATGTAGAGTCAAAACGCGATTTGCCAAGTCATAGCTCAGGCACTCCTGTGTCACTGCTCTAGAATAGATGTTAAGACGGTGGTCTTGGTGATACAGGCAGTGGTCACTGCTCTTTGCACAGGCCAggactctcttctcttctctgggtACCCCCTCTCGGAATTGAGACAACAGTCCAGTGAGGGCTGGAGGGAGAAAGGTTGTGCTctggctgcccccagcccccttgGCGCTCACCCCCGCCCCTCTGTCCCCAGGCCTATGAGAAGCGCTTCCCCACCTGCCCGCAGATCCCGGTCTTCCTGGGCAGCGAGGTCCTACGCGAGTCCCGCAGCGCTGATGGGGCGGTGCACTTGGTGGAGCGGAGCTGCCGGCTGCGGGTGGAAGCCCCGCGGCTGTTGCGGAAGGTGGGCGCGGAGGGGGTCCTGGAGAACCAGGGACCCCGCGGAGGAGGGGACCGGACGGGTGGTAGGGTATGGCGGGCGGGGGACCTGGGACCAGGGGGTGGGCTCAGGCGTTGGAGTGAGTGTGTATTGGTACCCGGAGGGCGTTCTGGGCTGGGGGCCTCCCGTGTCCAGGAGAGACGAGGGCCGGGAGGCTGGGCTGAGACTGTAGGAGGACCAGGGACAAGAGGGAGTCCCGGGGTCCGGGAAGTCGGGGGAAGGGGGAAAAGTCGGGGATCCGGGCTCTGGCTGGTGGGCAGGtgcggggcagggggctgggggtccCGGGGTCTGAGGGTGACAGGAGCCAACACTCTGGGTTCGCGCCCCCAGCCGCCACCTCACGTCCAGCACGCACGTCCCTGCTGCCCTGTCCCTGCAGATTGCAGGCGTCGAGCACGTGGTCTTCGTGCAAAGAAACGTCTTGAACTGGAAGGAGAGGACTCTCCTCATCGAAGCGCACAACGAGACCTTCGCCAGCCGCGTGGTGGTCAAGGAGAACTGCAGCTACACGGTGAGCAGCGGGCTGGAAGCCCCgatatatatgtattagtttAAGCAGTCTCAAAAACTGCTTGGGACATACTTACTAAAATATTATTcgtgtttatctgaaattcaagtgTGACTGGGCATCTTGTATTTTATTGGCTAAATACAAgaccctgcctccccacccccttaatgaaactgtgcctcagtttcttcacctgtaagatGGGGTTAATGATTGTACCTACCACAtaggttgtggtgaggattaaatgaagtaaaatatcTGAACcccttagagcagtgcctggcacatactaagtcCTGCATACgtgttaacattttttattattttttttgcggtatgcgggcctctcactgttgtggcctctcccgttgtggagcacaggctccggacgcgcaggctcagcggccatggctcacgggcccagccgctctgcagcatgtgggatcttcccggactggggcacaaacccgtgtcccctgcatcggcaggcggactctcaaccactgcgccactagggaagcccacgtgtttaactttttataaaattttttattggagttgatttacaatgttgtgttagtttcaggtgtacagcaaagtgaatcagttatacatatatccacccttttttttttttttaggctctttcccatataggccattacagagtaatGAGTAGAGTTCATGTTaacttttaatgtaattaatgatAATTATTATTCTCCAGTACATACTGATTGAgcgcctactatatgccaggcaacCTGACAAGTCCTGGGCACCCAGCAGTGGACCAATCTGCCTGACCATTGCCTTCACGGGACTTCCATTCCAGTGGGAgacacagatgagaaaaaaaaatcaatatatactTACAGCTTTGTCACAGTACTAAGAAGGGATCCAGAGTTACAGAAAATAAGAGGAGGTGACAGTGTCTTAGGTAACAGTGTCCCCCAGGCCTCTCTGAGGACATGCCGCTGAAGCTGAGATCGGAAGGATGAGAGGGCTGGGAAGAGAGTTCTGGAGGAGGAAACAGCACGTGTGAAGACCCTGAGGTGGATGAGGGAGATCTGAGAATGGGGGCTGCAGGGGCCGAGTACTGCTGGCGTCGGGGCTGCAGTGAGGAGTTTGGAGGCGTTTGCTGGGATGAACCCAGCTCTGCCAACTTTCTTGCTGAGTGACACTGGGCAATTGCTTCCCCTCCCCGGGCTACCcttccatatctgtaaaatggggacagcagCAGAACCCGCCTCACTGGGCACTGGGAGAAGCAAATGAGGTAATGTAGGTAAAGCCCCTTAGCTGATGCTACATCCCAGATGGTTAGCTCAAGGTGGTAACTCCAGGGTAAAAAATGTGGCccattacaggttttttttttttttttaattggttgtgccgcatggcttgcgggatcttagttccctgaacagggatcaaacctgcgccccctgcagtggaagcatggagttctaaccactggaccgccagggaagtcccctgggtgTTTTGGATGTGTCTTTGCCCAGCCTCCTGTTTGGGAGACCTTGCCTCATTCACCTGTCTGGTCCCTAGACACTTTGTGTGGTGCCTCGTATACAGCAGGCATCCAGTAAATTCTCACCGCTTTTTCCTTCCACATTTTCAGCTGCTCTTGGAGCCTCCTGGAAACTGAGTCCAGGATGTTTACCTCTGGGGAGGTGTTGGTGGTAGTTTTTTATGTCACTTTTAGTGTAGTGTTTCTTAGAGTGAGTTCTGCCAACAGCTGGTGAGTGGTGTCACCAAGGCTGCTTGTAAATACAGATTCTAAGGCCCTACCTTGGACCTGTTCAGCCCAGGCATCTGCATATTTAACAGATGCCCTGCTAATGCTTCTGCCCACGGAAGTTTGAGAGGCACTAAGGCTGGGTCTGCACAGTAGCTCTGTCCATGAAATTTGTCTTTgcttacatatatatgcatatttatttataataaagatatgatatataaatacatatttttaaatataaaatatagtatttatgtataatttatttataatggtatattaaatatgttatttaaatatatcaCTACGTATGTACAGTTTTTAAGGGACGGGAACATTGGTCTCACTTTCTTTTGGTCCCTCCTGAGAGGGCTCTCTGTTCTCTAAGGCTTTAGACCTTGCATTGTTCTGGGCAGGGCCCTTTGGTACTGCTGCTGCCCTTGGGTGTTGCCAGGCTGTGATGTGCTGTCCACTGCATGCTCTAGCTGGTCCAGGTCTCCAAGAGAGCCCCCTGGGGAGGGCACGGCGTCTCCCACACTGAGACCATGTCACCGCCCCTGCCTGGCTTTCAGGTCCACCCTGAGAATGAAGACTGGACATGCTTTGAGCAGTCTGCCTCGCTTGACATCCGGTCCTTCTTTGGCTTTGAAAGTGCCTTGGAGAAGATCGCCATGAAGCAGTACACAGCCAACGTCAAGAGGGTAAGAGACGGGTTCCATAGGTCATGCAGAGGAAGGTGCACAGACCTCAGAGCCTGCGGATCCCGATCTGCCACCCCAAGACCCTTAACCTTCctcagcctcagtctcctcatccgTAGAATGGGTATTCTAATCAAAGTCATATCACATGAGATAATGGATGGAAAGCACCTGGTCCATAATGGGGGCACCATAGTCATTGTCCTAAAGCTCCTAGGCTTGGGCAGTGAACTCTCTGGACAGAGGGACATTGTGCACTGCTTGGTTTAAAGATCTCAGACCCATCACTGAGTGGAGGCCTGTTAGTGTAGTGAAACAGGTGaacttcattttaataatatattttatccaCGTGTTATCAATATAAAACTTATTTGTGCGCTATTTTACATTCCTCGTTTGTACTATGTCTTGGAAATCCGGTGTGTATTTAACACTCCCAGCACATGTCCCTTTGGACTGGCTGAATTTCAgctgctcagtagccacatgtcaGGCTGGCTGGGGCCGGAGCCAGGAGCGGGCGACTCCCAGGCTGAACGCCGAGGTACTGATGTGTCTCTCTGACCTCCAGGGGAAGGAGGTGATCGAGCATTACCTGAACGAGCTCATCTCCCAGGGCACCTCTCACATTCCCCGGTGGACAACTGCCCCAGTCCCAGAGGAGGACACCCACTCCCGGGCTGGGCTGAGGGATCCTGGCTCCCTGGAGGTCTGCGGGCCTGGTAGCGCCCAGGGCCCTGCTCCCGAGATGGTCAGTACTGATGGTAGGTCTCAGCCAGCCAGCCAGTTCTGTTCTGGGGTCTGCAGCGTGTTTGCTCACTCttggggggaggaggtgggggtggggagaattaCCAAGGGTCCCCTTGGTGTTGGGACTcagcttcctccctctcctggctgctttgccttctctgtgctccagccCAAGAGGCAGAACTGACTTATTTCTAGATCAGGAATTGACTGATCTGGTACCTCAGGGCTGCCATTTCCTCTGTTTTATTAATATTCTATATTAAATGAGTAATGCATGATCGTGGtagaagaaaattgaaactgctCAGAAGATGTGAAGTAGGAAGTAAGACTCCTTTCCTCTCACTGGAGGCAACTACAGTTTTTCCTGAAATTATCTAGGCATATATACGTACATAATacgcacacacacgtgtatacacTCATACACACATGTGTAACCTACACTGAACAAATGAGAGCATATATACATTCCAttcaatattttgcttttttttcacttactaaTGTTGCTTGAACAGCTTTTTGTATCAGTGCATGTGTATTGGCACTTTGCAGTATTTTGTGGTGTGGTtgcaccattatttatttattaataaagattgattatttattattttaggttttttttagctagtctcctattgatggacatgtagattgtttccattctttttaaaaatgcaaataatgtgGTACCTCTTTTacttaaggttttaaaaaatattttcatgagcaTATATATAGAGCATATAATTTTGAGTTGATTTGCTGAGTCAAATGTTATATGCAACTAAAATTTTGGTAGATTTATCAATTAGGCCTGCAAAGAGGTATAGTAATTaatgttcccaccaaaaatgTGTAGCTGCATCTATTCCGGACTTTACCCCAGCTACCTCGAGACTATTAGTAAATGTTTTAAACTTCTAAAGGGCAAAGAGTGACCAATGGTAGATTAGTggccatttatttctttatgagtGAGGtcgttttattttttcatgtttggttttttctttcctttctttctttcttttttctgtgaattCCTGTTCTTGTCCTATGTCCATTCTCCTGTTTTTCCATCAATTTCTTATTGCCTTGTAAGAGCTCTTTGCATATTAAGGCAATTAGCCCTTTGTCATATTTCAGACTCTCATCGACGTGGAAAATGTTCACAATATAGtgttaaaggaaaaaacctaGGACACACAACTGCACATGCCCCATGAATCCAGTTTTAACCATGTGCACTAATGCCCACAATGACTGTTTTCTCTTTGGGGCCACTGAAGTGTAAGCGCTTGCCTGACACAGAGATATGCCACAAAAATACATCTGGGGCTGTGTTTAGGGAGAAcaaaattcatttgttcaacaaatatttattcttcaCCAACTGTGTGCACTAGATGGCTGCTGTTGTGcatgtgcttttaaaatattaaattttttttttttttttactgcactTCTGCCCTTTTCTGTGCGCACACTCTGTGTGTCGTGCCCTGTGCCCTCCCCATTTTGCACTaggccttcccttccctttctgtcTGTGCTGTCCACCAGCAGAGCCAGTACTCAGGATGGCTGGAGGGAGGCAGGATCATGCCCCTTCCACCCTGCTCTGTGTCACTGAGCCTTTGTGCTCAGAAGGAGAAAGGGGCCTCACATCTGCCTGGAGGCCGGAAGGAAGCTGGCGTCTACTGCCTCCCTCGTGTTTCCTCCCTCATCCCCTCCTTGCCCCCTCCCTGTCTTCAGCATCTCTGCTTCTGACCACTCTGAGGTGTTGCAGGGGCTGGGTGGTCCCTCCACAGCATTCCTCCTGACTCTGTTTACCCAGGTGGCTACTGGTGCAGTTGCCATGACCACCAGCCCTGGACTTTTTCTGTTTTGGAGGGAAACGCTGGGTCCTGCTGCTGGATGTGTAGacattctgtttgttttcttattgtgcCCTCTGCACACAAAGAACAGTCTATGCCCATGAAGGCTGCTCTTTGTGGACCATCTGCACCCAGGGCTGAGATGCTAAGATGCTGAGATGCCTCACCATGCCAGCATCCGCCACCACAGCAGTTCAGAGTGGGCAACAAGACCTCAGCTCCGAGTCCCGCCTCTAAATGCCGGCACATGCTGACCTCAAACAGCCCAATTGTGCGAGACAGGATTGAACAGTGGGCATGATCCATGCAGCTCCCAGGCTGTATTTTGGGGTCAGGGCTTTGTCTACCCAAAACCTCGAACCCCAcaatggggctgggaggtgggaaggCAAAAAGGACTGGTACTTATCTGCTGCCTCCTTTATGCTGGGCACACCACAGGCATTTACCTGTTTGAGTTATGGaacctctcttggcctcagttttgtCTTCTCTAAAGTGGGAACGATAGTGACACCCGCCTCCCAGGGCTGTTGGGAGCTGGCTCAGATGATGCATGTCAGTAGACATGAGCTCATGTTGTCAATAATCTTCAGAGGGTGGGGCAGCTCCAGAGGGTGGGAATTTTTTtgttaattggagtatagttgatttacaatgattttttttaacaacaaaaaatgatttatttgcaACACAGCCCAGTCCCCATCATTTCAATACAGCACAGGAGTAGGAAAGAGTCACACTGCAATCATCACACTGCCAAGCTGCTGAGGGATcctggctccctggcttcagttatacacatatgtattctttttttaatattcttttccattatggtttatcctagGAGGCtggatatatttccctgtgctgtacagtaggatcttgttgtttatccattctaaatgtaatagtttgcatctaccaaccccaaattcccagtctatccctctccctttccccctccccctggcaaccacaagtcttttctctatgtctgtgagtctgtttctgttttgtagatagatccatttgggtcatattttagattccacatataagtgatattgtatggtatttttctttctctttctgactcacttcacttagtaagataatctctagttgcatccatgctactgcaaatggcattattttgttcttttttacggctgagtaatattccattgtatatatataccacatcttctttatccaaccatctattgatggacatttaggttgtttccatgtcttggctatggtgaatagtgctgctgtgaacataggggtgcatgtatctttttgaattacagttttgtctgggtatatgcccaggagtgggattgctggatcatatggtaactctatttttagttttctgaggaacctccatactgttttccatagtggctatatcaacttacattcccagaGGGTAGGAATTATCTTGATTTCTGAGGGTCAAAGGGACACATCACTCAGCACAGTGAGATCCAGGCTTGCCCCAGCATGAGTTTTTAGAATCACCTTGGAAATGGGTTGGGAACACTAGAAGATCTGAAGACCAGTGGCTAATTGGTGAAAGGGTCACCGTGCGCTTGGAACTACGTTTAGGATTCAAGGTAGCCAGTAAGGCAAGGGTTTCAGAAAGGGTAGACCACGCAGCATCTCCTGCTGTCCTGAACCCCCTTTTCTCCTCCAGGGGACAAGCTGGATGCGGACTACATTGAGAGGTGCCTGGGCCATCTCACACCCATGCAGGAGAGCTGCCTGATCCAGCTGCGGCATTGGTTGCAGGAGACCCACAAAGGCAAGGTGGGTCAGGGCTGGGGCTGTAGCGACTCAGCCTCAGGCATGGGGGGAGGAAGGGCCAGGTAAGTAAGTCTGTGTAATTAGCAATGCTGGACACTTCTATTTGGCCTTCTTTTGTTATATCTTGTCTCATGCATTCTGTACGTAGCACTGATAGCATGGTTTCCCATCCTTGGCATAGTTGACATTTGAGGACGGACAGTTCTTTATGGGGGGCCGTCCTGTGCACCACAGGGCATTGGGCAGTGTCCTTGGACCCCACCCATGAGAGGTCAGGAGCTCTtcttccccagctgtgacaaccaaaagtggCTCTAGACATCGCCAATGTCCCCTGGGGAGCACAGTCATAGCACAGTCACCACACAGTCACTGTGTTCACAAAACCATACATACTATTCTTTTCTAAGAGATTTAATGATTTGCGAGGGTTGATTTTTGACTGCACATGGGCTTTGCCTTTAGACTCTAAGCCCCACTCATGAGTGTCCACCATGCCTGTAGGTCTCAATCACGGGCCTGACATTCAGCTCTGTTGAATAAGAGCTTCCAGCCTAGTCGTGAGTTGCttgcccttcctcccctccccccaccgggGGGCAGACAAGGGAGTTACTTTAGTGTTGGGCTGGGTTGTAACCTgtttgcctgtttcctcatctgtaaaatgggtacaatgTGAgcacaccccctgcccccagagtGAATTACAAGGGACAATCCACTCCGTGTCTGGCTCAGCACAGCACTCAGGAAAGTGCACTTTTTATGGGGGCTGGCTTTCCCTTGACTGTTGATACTTgcctgagggaaggaaggagagcggTGGGCTTTAGCTTGTCACCTCTGCATGTTAGTTAGAGTCTGGGTTATATGTGTTAGGAATGCAGCTTGAATCAACCAGACAAAAAAAGCGGGGGTAGGGGTTTAATTGGCTCATATAACAAACCGTTAAGTGGGGTGTGTTAGTTTTCTGGGGCTGCcgaaacaaaataccacagactgtgtgTCTCAAAGCAACAGAAAgttattctcacagttctgaaggccagaTGTCTGAAATCAACGTGTcaacagggttggttccttctggaggctgggtGGGTTGGGGGAATCCGTTCCAttcctctctcctggcttctgatgGCTGCCAGCAGTCCTTGGTGTGTAGATACGTCActtccagtctctgcctttgtcttcacgtggccttctcccCTCTTTACATTCTGtgtctgtatccaaatttccctcttataTTAAGGACAGCAGACATTGGAGTAGGGCACCCCCTAATagagtatgacctcatcttaactaattacttCTACAAAGAgcctatctccaaataaagtcacactccgaggttctgggtggacatgatCTTGGTGGGACCCCATTCAGCTGGCCACGCAGCCTATCTCAGGGATGTCCCGaaccaggacttttttttttaaatatttgtttatgtatttggctgcagcatgcaggatcttgttagttgtggcacgcgggatccttggtatgtgggatctatttccctgactagggatcgaacccaggccccctgcattgggagtgtggagtcttagccacttgaccaccagggaagtcccatgaaacCAGGACTTAAATGCTGTCGAGACCGCTTGGTTCTTGTATCCGTTTATGTCTGCTTCATCCCCTCAGACATGCTTCCTTGTTGAGCTTGGATCTGTGGCTGCttacagctgtttttttttttttttttttttgcgcggtacgcaggcctcttactgttgtggcctctcccgttgcggagcacaggctccggatgcgcaggctcagcagccatggctcacgggcccagccgctctgcggcatgtgggatcctcccggactggggcacgaacccgtgtcccctgcgtcggcaggcggactctcaaccactgcgccaccagggaagccctgcttacaGCTTTGAGTCTCCCCTTTGCCTCGGTAGAGAAAGGGATTCATGCCCCTTTCTTCAGATTTAAAATTGTCTAAATGCTCTGATTGGCCTGGCATGGATTTTGTCCACCGGAGGCCGTGGGAGTGGGGTCCTGTGATTGGCAACGCTAACTAAAACCACCGTTGGTGTTGGGAAGggggcaggaaaagcagttcCCCAAGAGAAAAGAGATGTCACCGCCAGCACAGGAGGGGAAGTTAGGAAGCCCAAACTCAGACATTCACTGCAGTCCACCCTTGGCTGCGTCGTGGTTGAGTTTAACGTCCTTTTCCCAGCTAAGTGTTTGTCAGATAAGACAGGAGACTCATTTTCCAGTTTCACCGCCGGGCTTAGGGAATTCCACGCTAAaggctttctcctccttctcttctcagATCCCCAAAGACGAGCACATCCTTAGGTTCCTGCGGGCTCGAGACTTCCACCTGGACAGGGCCCGTGAGATGCTGTGCCAGTCCTTGAGCTGGCGAAAGCAGCACCAGGTGGACCTCCTCCTTCAGACCTGGCgaccccctgccctcctggaggagTTCTACGCAGGGGGCTGGCACTACCAGGACATAGGTGCGTCTCTTTACCTACATAACATGGAGTGTACACTTGGGTCACTGTCAAATGCACGTTGAATGCCCCTTTTCATCTTAGCgtcttattatttttcattttggctcTTCTGGGCATCTGGAGATGCCTTTGAGGTGATAACCCAGCCGCAAAGGCAGAGCTGGAATAGACGTTTGGGCTGGAGACAAGATGTTTCTCCCAGGGGCTGGGTCAGCCCACCATTACTTTTTGGCTGCATGAATACTGACTGCATTAGTGTCCTGGGACTGCCTTAGcagattaccacaaactgggtggcttaaagcaatagcAGTTTATCCTCTCattgttctggaggctagaagtccaaaatcaaagtgtcagcaagACGGTGCTCCCTCCGAAGGCTCTGGGGGagatccttcctgcctcttccagcttctggtggcctcaggcgttccttggcttgtggccacgtCACCCCAATCTCTGCGTCTGTCTTCACACAGCCTCCCCTCTCGGTacctctctgtgtcctctcctcATCTTTTAAAGACCCCGggtcactggatttagggcccacacTGATCCAGCATGATTTCGTCTTGAGATCCTTAAGTAGTCACATcagcaaagaccctatttccaaataaggtcacattctgaggttctggatggACATGAACTTTGGGGAGGACACTGTTCAACCCACTACAAATATCATCTCTGGATTTTTTATTAATCTGCCATTGACGCCAGCGCCTGTTATGCTTTGCAATGTCCTTTAGTTAAAAATTCATATGTATTGATTAGGGCAAGTGCTTGAGTCTCCTGAAGAACCGGTTGACATGCTTGCTTTCAGTATACAGTCGGTCTGTGTTATTCATggattctgtatttgtgaatttgcctactcactaaaatttatttgtaactcccAAATCAATACTCAGGGAGCTTTCACTGTCCTTCACGGACAGAGTGACGAAAAATCTGAGTCACCCGACGTGCACATCCATCCCCAGCTGAGGTTGAACAAGTGTCCTTCTGCCTCCTTGTTTCAGCTCCTACTGTAAATGAGTATCCTTTCTGCAGCCTATCTagtgccatttcttttttcttgcattttgtgcTTTTTTGTGTTGATTTCGCATCGTGCAGAAGCACTgtgttcctaagtgcaagaaggctgtgatgcaCCTTCTGGAGAAAATTCATGTGAGATAAACTCCATTCAGGCACGAGTTACAGTGCTGTTGGCCATGCGTTCAACGTTAATGAATCAACAGTGTAAATTAAACAAGGTGTCCTCAAATAGAAACACACGCAGAACAAAGTTACATACTGATCGATCGACTGACAAAAATGTCATGACCAGAGGCTGGCAGAAACTTAACCTCCTATTCCCCAATTAGAAGCAGTGGTTCTGAGTTCCTTGATTCAGTGTTCGAGGTGACTTTATAGAAATTAACTACCGCAAATAACAAGAATTGattgtacatatataatatatttgtaaACGTATGTAATTCTGTTTCCCTTTTGTCCTCCACTTGCTCGGCCCCGCCCCAAAGATGGCCGCCCCCTGT
The sequence above is a segment of the Orcinus orca chromosome 16, mOrcOrc1.1, whole genome shotgun sequence genome. Coding sequences within it:
- the SEC14L5 gene encoding SEC14-like protein 5 isoform X3, producing the protein MVQKYQSPVCVYKYPFELVMAAYEKRFPTCPQIPVFLGSEVLRESRSADGAVHLVERSCRLRVEAPRLLRKIAGVEHVVFVQRNVLNWKERTLLIEAHNETFASRVVVKENCSYTVHPENEDWTCFEQSASLDIRSFFGFESALEKIAMKQYTANVKRGKEVIEHYLNELISQGTSHIPRWTTAPVPEEDTHSRAGLRDPGSLEVCGPGSAQGPAPEMVSTDGDKLDADYIERCLGHLTPMQESCLIQLRHWLQETHKGKIPKDEHILRFLRARDFHLDRAREMLCQSLSWRKQHQVDLLLQTWRPPALLEEFYAGGWHYQDIDGRPLYILRLGHMDTKGLMKAVGEEVLLQHVLCVNEEGQKRCEGNTKQFGRPISSWTCLVDLEGLSLRHLWRPGIKALLRMIEVVEDNYPETLGRLLIVRAPRIFPVLWTLISPFINENTRQKFLIYSGSNYQGPGGLVDYLDKEVIPDFLGGECLGSHVTQWPGVYLLQWQMHSAPGHMACSLPGVEDVLMALHSPGPRCKLLYYYEVLASEDFRGSMSSLESCTSRFSQLSATTSSSGQSHSSSLVSR